The Halobacteriovoraceae bacterium genomic interval TCAAACTTCTAGGGGCACCCTATAGTTATATATTGAAAAATTCAACTTATGAAATATCTATACTTATGGTTCTTGTTTTATTGTTTTCTTTAATATTTGGCACAATCTTATCATTTATTGTTCAAACAGTTGTATTTGATTTGGAATTCATTTTTGAACTTAAAAAAATAATATTTTTCATTTTACCTTCATTTCTGACAATTTTATTTTTTCAAGTATATACTTATTTAAGAATCAAAAAATCATATTCTCAACTTAGAGAAATGCAAATTAGTGAGTTTTAATAATTTTTTCTAGCTCATAAAAATAGCGTAAAAGTTTCTCTGAAGGATATTTTGATTTTAATACTGAAATGATTTGAGAAATTTTTGAATTATCAAAATGTTGACGATACATACCCATAACTAATTTATGTGCTAAATTGAAACATATACAATAAGGAGGGAGATTATCTAAAGTCTCTTCATGATGTTTTTCTACAATATTTATAACTTCACTAGAAATATTTGGATTCGCCCTCAGAACAGAGGCCATCTGTCTAGGATGTACTCTTAATAGTCTTTCTTGTAATTGATTGAGATCTTGTTCAAGTTCAATATCTTTTAACTGAATGGCCTCTACATTCAAATCATGAAAAAAAGATGCCATGCAAATTTTTTCTTCTATTTGAACATTGTGCCAGTCCATACCTCTTGCAATTTGTGTGGCCAGGGCGCATGTCAAATAACTATGTTCATACTGAAATTGATCGTCCGATTGAGTAATTTCACTAACTAACTTGCTTAGGGATTTATCATTTTTCAAAAAATTTTCTACTTTGTCTGCAAGATCGTTAACTTTACTCAGGACTTCTTCTGAAACACCAATTTCTTGTAAAATCCCTCCAAGAATTTCACGAGCAAAAATTTTATCGAGATCCTTATTGGTGAGACTAGAGAGTTCAATATGAAATTTTTCTTTTGCAGATTGAGTTATATAAAAATCATAAACTTTTCTCCTTATATACTTTTCAACAAATTCCTTCTCGATCCTATCGCCGGCCGCTAAGATCTTGACGTAATTTGTTTGAGAAAGTTGGACAAATATATCACATGGTGAATCCAGGAATTTCAAAAAAAGAATGGCCTTATATGGATAGAACAGAATTTTACTCATGTCACATTCTATCATATTTAAATTAAAGAGGGAGAGTGTAGTGGAAATTTTCATAAAAATTATTCTGATCCATATTGCCGCAGTGAGTTCCCCTGGACCTGATTTTGCACTTGTTGTAAACTACTCTCTCAAAAAAGGAATGAAGAGTGCCATGATTGTTTCTTGTGGAATTGGTACAGGTCTTATCTTCCATATAACCTATTCTCTTTTTGGACTTGGTATTCTTATTGAAAAATATCCTCTTATAAATTCAATGTTTAAATATTTAGGTTGTTTATATATTATCTATATTGGATTTATGATCACTTTTAGCTCTTGGAAAACGAGAGGAAAAATTGTTTTAGAAAGTAAAAAGTATGAAATAAACTCACCTTTTCTTGTTGGATTGTGGACAAACATACTCAATTTTAAAGCTTCACTATATTTCGTAAGTATTTTCTCGCCAATACTCGTAGTTGATACAGTAAAATTAACAGAGAAGTATATTTTATCCTTTTTGATTATATTGATTACAATTTTATGGTTTTGGTTAATTTCATTTATTTTTTCTCGTAATTTTGCTCGTAAGCAATACGAAAAAAGGGCGTATCTCATAGATTGCGCCCTT includes:
- a CDS encoding LysE family transporter, with product MEIFIKIILIHIAAVSSPGPDFALVVNYSLKKGMKSAMIVSCGIGTGLIFHITYSLFGLGILIEKYPLINSMFKYLGCLYIIYIGFMITFSSWKTRGKIVLESKKYEINSPFLVGLWTNILNFKASLYFVSIFSPILVVDTVKLTEKYILSFLIILITILWFWLISFIFSRNFARKQYEKRAYLIDCALGTMMVMIGVSLLVGQYSS